GGGCACCTACGCAACGAGCAAGGATCTTGAGATGTCGTCATGCGGCCATATGGTAACTTGAGATGTCGCCGGAGCTGTTAAAAATTGCCGATCCCTTCTTGTTCCCGCAGTGCGAGTATTTATTCCCGACATTGCTGACGTGCGTTCTCTCAAATTTAAAAATCGCCAGTTAAAAACGGCGACAAATCAAGGCCTTGGAGGGAAAGCAAGGGAGGGAGGAAGGGAATTCAGAGGCCACAACCAAACCAGTGAGTCGGTCAGACTCGTGCCCTTTTGGCTCCCCGTGCAGTCAGCGCCGAATTAACAAAGATGGAACAGCGAGAATTCAAAGGTCCAGACGGGGGACAGCGACGCCCCTCTGCATACTAGTCCCTCCACCCACATGTGGATTAACCCCTAAACAACCTCAGACTTTTGTTTTGTCTTTCCTTTCCTCGCTTGCTTACTTCACACCCCTCGTCGGCCTCGTCTTCGGATTGTGGGGCAAGCCAAGCGAACACCGAGCAGAGCAGAGGCGCCGAGCCAAGAAGAAGCATAGGCATAGGCGGCTCGCGCATGAGGAGAGGCACACCTTTCGTCTAGGATTCGATTCGTCCATGATTATTCAGGAGGGCAAGCCATGTCTCCCCTGCTCCTCCGGTTCCTCTGCCTACTCCTCCTCGCAGGTACATACCGCCGGCCTCCCTTTCTTTCTTGCTCTCTTATCTTCTTCTCTTCTTGGGGCGTGAGAGCTGAATTGCGCGTGGAGTCGGTCTAATTTGAGTGGGTCGATTACTCTTGAAGGTGAGGCGGCGCTGACAGGCGCGCAGAGCGGCGGCGACAAGGAGGTGCTGGTGGAGCTCAAGCGCTTCCTGGTTGCCAACAACAGGTTCAACCGCGGCGACTACGACGGGTGGCAGGAGTCGGACCTGTCGCCGTGCCAGTGGAAGGGCGTCGGCTGCGACAGGGGCAGCCGCGTCGCGTCTCTGAACCTGGCGGGCTCGACCATCTCCGGCCAGGTGTTCGGCAACTTCTCGCGGCTCTCGGCGCTCACGTCGCTCGACCTCTCCGGCAACTCCATCAACGGCCCGCTCCCGGCCGCCGACCTCAACCAATGCCGCGGCCTCCTGCACCTCAACCTCTCCCACAACCTCATCACCGGTCCGCTCAACCTCTCCGGGCTGACCAGGCTACAGACGCTCGACGTGTCGGGGAACCGGCTCGAGGGCGGCGTCGCCGTCAACTTCCCGGCGATATGCGCCGACCTCAACTTGCTCGACCTGTCCACCAACAATCTCACGGGCAACATCACCGGCCTGTTCGATGGCTGCGTCAGGCTCGACAAGGTCGACCTCAGCTCCAACAACTTCACCGGCGAGCTATGGCCTGGAATCGCGAAATTCAGGGAATTCAGCGCCGCCGAGAACAACCTCACCGGGAGCGTCCCGTGGAGCACGTTTCCTGACGGCTGCAGGCTCCAGTCCTTGGACCTCTCCGATAACCAGCTGGTCGGGGGCTTCCCGGATTCCGTCGCCAATTGCACGAATTTGACGTACATGTCGCTGTGGGGGAATAATTTCACTGGGATTATACCTGCCGGAATCGGGAAGCTCGCCGTCCTCGAGACGTTGATTCTTGGGAACAACAAGTTCGATCGGAAGATACCGCCGGAGCTGACGAACTGCGGGAGACTTCAGTTCTTGGACATGAGCACCAACAACTTTGGAGGCGACGTGCAACAGATTTTCGGCAACTTTACGAGCTTGAAGTATCTTGTGCTTCATCACAACAATTACACCGGCGGCATCGTGGCCTCCGGCGTGCTCCGGCTACCGCTGCTCGCCAGGCTCGACCTCAGCTTCAACCAGTTCACCGGCGAACTCCCTCCAGAGGTGGCCAACATGAAGAGCCTCAAGTACCTGATGCTCGCCGAGAACAACTTCTCCGGCACCATACCGCCGGTGTACGGCTGTCTCGCCGAGCTCCAGGCGCTAGACCTGTCTAACAACACGCTCACAGGTGGGATCCCAGCGAGCATAGGAAACCTCACGTCGCTCCTATGGCTGATGCTCGCCGGGAACCAGCTCTCCGGAGAGATACCACCTGAAATCGGCAACTGCACCAGCTTGCTCTGGCTGAACCTGGCCGACAACCGGTTGACTGGCAAGATTCCACCGGAGATGGCAGAGATAGGGAGGAATCCCGGCCCGACCTTCGCCAAGAACCGGAATGATACGAGCGTGCTCGCCGGCTCCGGCGAGTGCCAGGCCATGAAACGGTGGATCCCGGCGAGCTATCCCCCGTTCAGCTTCGTCTACTCCGTCATGACCCGGGAGAACTGCCGCAGCATATGGGACCGCATCCTCAAGGGCTACGGAATCGTCCCAATTTGCACCAActcgtcgtcgccggcgaggtccaaCACGGTCTCCGGGTACGTGCAGCTGTCAGGGAACCTGCTTTCCGGCGAGATACCGTCACAGATCGGCGCAATGCGGAGCCTCAGCTTGCTCCACCTCGACGGCAACCGTCTCACGGGGCAGCTGCCACCGGAGATCGGCCGGCTCCCGCTCGTCATGCTGAACGTCTCGAGGAACAACCTCTCGGGCCCGATTCCGTCGGAGATCGGCGACATTCTGTGCATCGAGAGGATGGACCTGTCCTTCAAcaacctctccggcgagctcccggcGAGCCTGTTCAAGCTCACCGAGCTATCAATGTTCAACGTGTCGTACAACCCACTCCTCTCCGGCAATGTCTCCACCACCGGCCAGTTCGGCACCTTCGACGAGCAGTCTTTCCTCGGCAACCCGCTCATTTCGTTGCATCAGGGTGGAGCTGCCGGTAAGCAGCAACCACCACCGGAAGCTGCCGACGCTCCTGCAGTTCGGACGCGCAGCATACCGAGAACCATCGGGATCTGGCTGCTTTTCTCCCTCGTCATCGCCTTCATCGCCGCCACCGTCGTGTTCGCGATCACCAGCCTACGCGCCCGGTTCCCGGTGGACCAGGAGCCGGAGCTGGACGCATTCTCGTGCGAGCACCCCAAGGGCAAGTGCGCGTTCGGAAtgtcctcctcgccgccgtccgggTCGTCGTCGGCCACGGGGTGCTCCTCCTCGACGGAGGGAGTGAAGGTGTTCCGGCTGGACAAGACGGCCTTCACCTACCGCGACATCGTGGCGGCCACGGGCAACTTCTCCGACGACCGGGTGATCgggcgcggcggctccggcgtggTGTACCGCGGCGTGCTCCCCGACGGCCGCGCCGTGGCGGTGAAGAAGCTCTCCAGGCCGCGCGACGGCGTGGACGGCGACGGCGAGCGCGAGTTCCGCGCCGAGATGGAGGTGCTCGCCGACCGGATGGGGTTCACGTGGCCGCACCCGAACCTCGTCACGCTCTACGGGTGGTGCCTCTCCGGCGGCGCCAAGATACTGGTCTACGAGCGCCTCGACGGCGGGAGCCTGGAGGCGCTGATCTGCGACACGGGCGCGTTCGGGTGGGCGGCGCGGCTGGACGCGGCGGTGGGCGTGGCGCGGGCGCTGGCGTTCCTGCACCACGAGTGCGTGCCCGCCGTGGTGCACCGCGACGTGAAGGCCAGCAACGTGCTCctggacggcgacgggcgcgccAAGGTGACGGACTTCGGGCTGGCCAGGGTGGTCCGCCCCGGCGACACCCACGTGAGCACGATGGTGGCCGGCACGGTCGGTTACGTGGCGCCGGAGTACGCACAGACGTGGCGCGCCACGACGAAAGGCGACGTCTACAGCTACGGCGTGCTCCTCATGGAGCTCGCCACGGGCCGGCGCGCGGTCGACGGCGGCGAGGAATGCCTCGTCGACTGGGCCCGGCGCACCGCGAAGGAGGGCCGGAAGCAGCAAACGGAGGATCAACAGACGACCGGCACGGTGTTCTGGGAGCTGCTCGAGCTGGGCATGCGGTGCACGGCCGACGCGCCGCACGAGCGGCCGGACATGCCGGTCAtcctcgccgcgctgctggacatGGCCGGCGACGCGGGCTGTGCATACTGCATGAGCTCAGGACACAGCGACGGCGAGCAAACAAGTTCTCTGACATAGGTGTTGAAGGTTACAAAAACAAATTTATTCTTTGTGTACAAAAATGCTGTTGTTTAGTTCAGCTGGGCGTTCATTCATGTATGTAGGTAGGGGCAAAGATAAAGAAGCAAAGTTTTGGTAGCGCACAATACAATACGGTGAAAAACCAATGAAAAAAATAGCATGGCCCCTAACATATGCTATTAGCTTCCTATATCGTGTTGTAGGTGATGTTAACGAGACATTGTACACTGATTTATTTAGCGAGTCATTGGTCAGAACGCTATAGTGTACTATTAGCGACACATTACGCGCTTTTTTTTCCATTGGAAAAAACTACTTGCTTTTGTCACTTATGCTTTAGGCCTCAATATCCAACGGTCGAAGCGTGTCGTCATTGTTTACCCCCCTCCCTTTCCCCTCAGTTCTTCGTCCTCCTTTCTCGCGGCGGTTCTTCCTGCTCCACACGGCCTACCCGGCCCTAACCGCGTGCCTCCATCCCTCGTGCTCGGCGGTTGTCGCTGCCTCCCCGCCCCGACCTATACCCGCAGTTGTATTGgtcgccgccccgaccatcccttaAGCCCCGCACCATCGATGAACAACTCCAACGACCCCCTGCACCTCCCACCCCTAAGGTAGATAATAAGGTTGTGGCTTTCACCTAGATAATGATACTATAGCTTCCCTTAAAATAGATAGTGTGGTTGGTTCTCCGGTGAGGTGCGGCCTCCCCATCTCGCGCGCtcggaagaagaaaggaagaagaaaaaagtaaCTGACACAAGAAGAAAATCCAGATACATGAGAAATAGCAAAAGACGATACAAATACACATAGAGTTGTGTAGTGGCAAAGCAACTTGATCGTGTGCGTGCACAACAACCTCCTGTTTTGGCTTTGTGCGGTCGCTGTCTTGGACCAAGAGTCCACCATGACCCCTGTTCATCGTGGCCAAGGGATAGTGTACGCGAGAGACCAAAGGCGGCAAGTGGCCAAAGATTGCGATGGATGGCCGTTTGTGATGCACATGATAACATGGAAACACACCGTCCAAGTCTTTTACTACTAGTAGTCTTTAGCCTTTACAAAGCCGTTGGCAAAGCGCACCGCACACATGCGTCGGTCGGTGCTCGATCCATGGCCATGGGTGGGCAAAAGCGCGGTCTCAACAGAAAGCTCACGAACCATCATGATCCAAGACGCGACCACCGTCTTCCATCATGGCGTGGCGTAGTCCCGAATCGGATCCGTAGGGGACACTGCACTACTGTAAGTCTGTAACGGAACGAGACGAGGCGTGCACGGCTGGTGCACCAGTGCTGAGGTGAGTGAATCGCAGCTCTCTCAACACACGGTCTCACTGCCCGGCGGGCAACGCACTTCCTCCACGCAAGTACCCAAGGCGTGTGGAAACCTTGTGGGCGGGAAAGCGCCGTTCGCGCGTGTTGGCTCGATCGCGTCGTCCAGACTTGCACTACTGCCCCTGTGAGATAAGTTTCCGAGAACTGCTATAGGTAGGACACAGATGTGCCGTCCGATACTCATCCGGCGGTGAGCCATCACCCTTGGATCAAACATTTTGAGAGCAAATCTGACCATGCAGTGAGTGAGAGTGTCGGTTCCAGAATCCCAGCAGACAGCACAAACAGGATGAGATAGACATGCAGGTTCCACAGGACTTTACACTTGCACGGCATTTTGAACTCACGACACAACATTTCTTCTCTTCTACAGCCACAGGACTTACACTTGCACGCTTATTATACGTATATTTCACCCATACGATTCACATCACACGAGCACATCCTATTCTTTCTTT
This region of Triticum aestivum cultivar Chinese Spring chromosome 2D, IWGSC CS RefSeq v2.1, whole genome shotgun sequence genomic DNA includes:
- the LOC123052200 gene encoding probable LRR receptor-like serine/threonine-protein kinase At1g74360: MSPLLLRFLCLLLLAGEAALTGAQSGGDKEVLVELKRFLVANNRFNRGDYDGWQESDLSPCQWKGVGCDRGSRVASLNLAGSTISGQVFGNFSRLSALTSLDLSGNSINGPLPAADLNQCRGLLHLNLSHNLITGPLNLSGLTRLQTLDVSGNRLEGGVAVNFPAICADLNLLDLSTNNLTGNITGLFDGCVRLDKVDLSSNNFTGELWPGIAKFREFSAAENNLTGSVPWSTFPDGCRLQSLDLSDNQLVGGFPDSVANCTNLTYMSLWGNNFTGIIPAGIGKLAVLETLILGNNKFDRKIPPELTNCGRLQFLDMSTNNFGGDVQQIFGNFTSLKYLVLHHNNYTGGIVASGVLRLPLLARLDLSFNQFTGELPPEVANMKSLKYLMLAENNFSGTIPPVYGCLAELQALDLSNNTLTGGIPASIGNLTSLLWLMLAGNQLSGEIPPEIGNCTSLLWLNLADNRLTGKIPPEMAEIGRNPGPTFAKNRNDTSVLAGSGECQAMKRWIPASYPPFSFVYSVMTRENCRSIWDRILKGYGIVPICTNSSSPARSNTVSGYVQLSGNLLSGEIPSQIGAMRSLSLLHLDGNRLTGQLPPEIGRLPLVMLNVSRNNLSGPIPSEIGDILCIERMDLSFNNLSGELPASLFKLTELSMFNVSYNPLLSGNVSTTGQFGTFDEQSFLGNPLISLHQGGAAGKQQPPPEAADAPAVRTRSIPRTIGIWLLFSLVIAFIAATVVFAITSLRARFPVDQEPELDAFSCEHPKGKCAFGMSSSPPSGSSSATGCSSSTEGVKVFRLDKTAFTYRDIVAATGNFSDDRVIGRGGSGVVYRGVLPDGRAVAVKKLSRPRDGVDGDGEREFRAEMEVLADRMGFTWPHPNLVTLYGWCLSGGAKILVYERLDGGSLEALICDTGAFGWAARLDAAVGVARALAFLHHECVPAVVHRDVKASNVLLDGDGRAKVTDFGLARVVRPGDTHVSTMVAGTVGYVAPEYAQTWRATTKGDVYSYGVLLMELATGRRAVDGGEECLVDWARRTAKEGRKQQTEDQQTTGTVFWELLELGMRCTADAPHERPDMPVILAALLDMAGDAGCAYCMSSGHSDGEQTSSLT